aaaggaaacaaataaagtCCTTCATTTTCAccaattacttttaaaattctataaaagtatttaaaatatctaattGAAGTTGGCAGTCCCCTTAAAGAATTATTTGCATTATTATACCAACTATCTGTAACTAGGAACAGGTCAATTTATTCCTTAACcaatctggatttttttttcccctttacctAACAATTATTATTTAAGGAAAAGTAACTTCCTGTAGCAATAATTCAGGCAGATGTTTAAAAgtgtgaacaaaaaaaaagtttttattgtAACAGtcatacaattttaaaaaacgCAGCAAGAAAATTTTAACTGTCATGATAATCTGTAATGACCACAAAGCTGCAAAGGCCAAAAGTATTTGATATGACAACTTAAGGACAGAGAAAGTCAATGATGAAAGGTGGTAATTATTGTTACTAGACATGGACAAGGCATAGCACACACTGTACAATAAATAATATTCAATTGCGCACAAATTGTTATTCAATAATGTGAACAGAAGTCAGAGAATACAACCTTTGATAAATGAAGTAGCATGGAATTGACAAAATGAGAACTCACAGCCTAGTCAAGCCTGACAGCAATTTTCATAAACTTTTGACCACAACTAGTCAGCACAGTTAGAATTAACATAGAAGGGGATTAGATGGTTGACCTAttgttgtaatatttttaaaaaaagctacagTTTTAAATTGAACGGCTGTATCTATTCATCATATATGAAAAGCCCTCTTAATGTTGATAGGTCATCTATGTTGTAATTTCAAAAGACATTATGATGCAAAGATATGTAATAGAAAACTGCTCcagaattaaaaaggaaaaaaaaagaaagataaaaattgaCAAACCCAGAATCTTACTGTTTCATATTGCCATTAACAGTTATCTAGTTATCATGAATGGTAAGGAAACGTTGCTAAGAATGTGATCTCACAATCAGGACAAGCATATGGCCATAAAACACAGATGAGGGGACAGTATTCTCATTCACTGCTATCACGTCAAGTTACGTGATAATATGTTATCAGTATCTAGTTTTAAAAGCTAGCTAGTGAtcttagaggggaaaaaaatgttaaactaCCAAAAACTTCAACGAATGTTATTTTCATGTGCATGACCAGAGGATGAAGCAAAGGGCACTCCTGTATTCTTTTTACAACAACCTTGTAACAGATAAATTCCAGTAACAGGGGAGACTGAACAAGTTATTGTATCACACTCTTCATTCTTCTGTTACACAGAAACTTAGCTttaaaacaacaccaaaaagcACAACCACATATTCAGTGCTGCACACTCTGGTTAATACACATCACGTAAGAGACTCCTTACTTCTATTTCTGCAGACTCCACGCGATTTTCAACAATCTCAATGCACTGTCTCTTGACTGGCGGTTCTTCACTTATCACAGTTTCTTCAGCAATATCTGTTGCTGGAACTGTtaatactgaaaacatttgtaCATATAAATACACTTTAGTTCAAACAATATTTGCACAATATAAAACTCAGACAGATAATTTTATTAACAGCAGTAAAATGCAAAgtctttcccttaaaaaaaaatgcaactctATACAAGTGCATTATATAGCCAGCTCTACAAAAGTGACTTACAAAGCCAGTGCAGAGAAAATACCCTAAAAGCTTTAGCTATTTATATGCTGCTGAAGAATGCTTTCTGACAACTAGCTGTACTTGTTCATACACATGGTGGACCAAATCATTTGTCTCCAATGTACAACTCTTCAAGCTTCATACTTGGAATCCccatgaaaaaaagagaaatcactTTTGCCTAAATAGCAGAGCATCTTGAAAAGAAACCATCCAGAACCCACACTTGCCACAAAACAGCACTTGTTACACTAACAGCTTCCACAAACAAAGTACATAGGGCCCAAGAGGGACAATTTTTGTCATCCTGGCTTCACTGGTTCTGAGACTGACCCCTTCCAAAACCCCAGACTTACTGAGGGCAAAGCAAGCATTTACCACTTTGCCCCTGTATGTGCCATTTCTTACCCATTCAGTTTAGtaattcttttgttctttctcctaaTGCAGAAGCTCAGCTGACACATGGCAACTCACTGAACTGCCATAGCTCGTATGTCTGAGCCTTCTGCAGTGAAAGGATTCAAAAGTGTATTCAAACTAATTACCACACAGATTTCCAAGCTATTTGCATCTAACAACTTATTACTATACGTAAAATGGATTCTCAAACTGTGCAAGTTTCCACCTACCTTGCTGTCCATCTGGCATGGTCACGATGATTGGCTGCCCTATTCCACTGGTTGGAATTGAATGCAGATTACCAAGCTGAATGCCATCTGTAACTATAGTAATAACTTGCTGACCTCCAGAACTGACAACTTGCTGAATAGCACCATCCACAGATTCTGCAGTCACAACTTCTTCTGTCGCCACAACTATCAACAGATTAGCAAAGGAACTAAGTCAATTTATAAGTTAAACTTTAtgatttcaaatgcattttgctaaagccaaggaagaatttcttccatgtCATTTCAAAGGTGATCCTCCCCCAAATTAATGCATTACTACACATTATGTCATTAATGTAAAAATTTCACCAGGCCCATACAAAGcattaacattttgaaatatatatgcaattctgttctgttttaccTTGCTCGGtataatctatttttatttagtaaGTTTCTTAATATACACACCCCACTCAAAAAAGACTACTTGGGTTCAGTGTTAACATGGCATCAAGAGTTGTTTTaagaatacaaataattttttgcaACGTACACAGAATTCAGCATTCAGAACAACAACACATACCACAGCTTGCACTACACACCGTAACTGAGGCCTTACACTACCACccttattttcttaaaacaacaTGATACTGAGACAAAGAGCAAGATCACTAGGAACACAATCAAAGAATCTCAAGCACTTTaactctgtattttattttcaatttgtaAGGTaaaagcaaagcctttgatTTAAATAATAGACATTAGAGGGCTTCCCATCTACAGAGATGGAATTAAACCCCTATAGGCTGTGTTGTGATGCTTCAGATGAGAGAAGGTAGATAAAACCCTGAAgctttcatcttttaaattaattacaaCATACACACAGTCACTCTGTAGTTCAAATGACTGCAGTCATTGCCCTCTGAAGATCTTTATGTTCAGAGATTACTGTCCTATAGCACTGCTTAAATATTCAGAGAGTGTTTGTTCCGTACACCAAAACAGTAAGTTGTACATGAATAAGTGGTACTGTATTGAACTTGATTTGGCTTCCAAGTAAGGACGTTGAAGTAAGAGACTACTGTGACAAAGAATTCCAAGTTGCAACTGCCAATACTAGCTGCTGTGGCAAACAGCTCTGATCTTTCAGTTTCAAACTCAACGCTGGGCTTTCCGTTCTGGAAGGAGACATTAGGACTTCTGCATGAGACCTTAGAATAAAAACCTTTGAGATTTTGtctgaaaacatatttatgGGAGTATTTTTCGTTAACATGAATAAAGTCCTTATTCTTTCTTcactctttttatttatatccCTATAAACCTTAATTATCACACAATTTCATATGATAAATGaaactttaatttaaaacagaagcacTGATATATTCAAGAATTTCTAAATTAATGTGTggtattttcttctgcagcacGCACAAGGGAGAACTCCTGCATGCAGTGAGATACGCCTTGTTCCACTACAGCACACCAAATATTGCATTCCAAATACACACTTTAAACCAGGCACTTCTCTAAATTTTCTCCACTCAGAGCTCCATACACACATGAATCGTATTAGCACGTAACATTCATCTTCTCATACACACTTCACTTGAGTAAAAACTAACACAAGCATGATTCTACTCAGCTACAGTGAGTagcatatttctttctttgattttacAAAATTAGAGTGTTTTTAACTGTAAGCCATGAGGAACTAGAGGGAAGAGATCAGAGAAAAGTTCACCTGGAACGGAGAGAAAAATCTAGAAAGGAACAACATAAACAACATAAAAGGCAGAACCTAATTGCTCTATCCAAGCTTATACAACCTTAAATACAGGAGGCTAAATAAAACCCAAAACCAGAATTTTCACCTCTACAATTTTAGGAAATGTAAGTggactgtttttattttattttatttatttatttttacaagatgAGCACAACAGAGAGGGTACATGGctttgaggtttgtttttttttgtgtgtgtgtatgttgggtttctttttttcacttgaacACACTTACTGTTGATGCACAGtaatgaaaagctgcttttgtaTCCTTTATAAGCTGTTAAACGGGTAAGATTCCAGGAAACCATTTACTGTAAGTAAGATGCTGCAAGACTGCCCATGCTTCTGCATAAAAATCAAAGTACAAGAACTGAACTACACAGGAGGGTTAAGTATGATGGACGTTGCATTACTGAAGGTGAGAAGCTACTGCATTAAAGTTTGAAGTGTATTTCTTCCTGCCTGTCATCTCCTGCCTACACTCTAACAATGTTTTATCTTCAGTGGTTTGCTGACATGTAATGTCGGTTACAGCAGGGCACTGCAAGGGTAGGCCCATGAAACATGAGAACACTCAGCTACCAAAGTCTATCTACTACTAAGTTCTGGGTACACATCTAATACTGCATAATCCTACACAATCCCTTCTCTCAAGTTTCTCTCTCCTACAATTAGATCTGAGTTTCACTGAAATACATGAATTGATTGAAAACATCATCCgctttttctgtaatgaaaggcatcacattttggttttgaatcATCCACTTCACTTGCAATATATAAATGTCATAGAATAGTATAGCTGCACTTAGGCACTGCTCTAAGAATTAGAAGAGCTGGACTAAGCAGAAATTCTGCAGGACTTCAAAATACTCGGAGGTGACAACTCGGATATATGTTAGGATGCAGCTGTCATGCCAGCAAGTCTGGGAGTCCTTCCACCTCCAGTGAAAGCTGTGTCCTTAAGAATGATGTCTGTTGCAGAGCTGAATTCTGTGAGAATTAAGCACCAAAGATTTTGGCCTCACAAAGTATCTCATTGGGGGCCATTTCCTATAACTTATCAGAAAGAAGCATTCAAAGGAAGCAGTCTCAGACCAAATGCAACTAGACTGCACGTAGACAAAGATGTGAATTCAATCTCCTGAATTATGCTCTCTTTCAGCAAGAATGAACGTTAATAGCATTAGGCTGACAAATTTCTGACCAGATGTGGTCAGAAGTCTTATTAAGCAATAGTTGTACACATGTATCTACCAATCTGTTgggtgaaagaaaaggaaagtttttgttaacattggaaaaaaaaagtcctcactTCTGCATGAACTATATCACAAAAAACCCCAGTTATGTACTTTGTTTTAGTTTATTAAAGAAGATAAGCTGTTAGTAACATGGCTTTCTAACCTGGTGTTTCTGAAGAATTAGACAACGGTGCTGATGCTTCTGCTAAAGCCGCTAACGTGGCTAACACCGACGTTGATGAATTTCCAAACTGCACAGCAGACACTCCTGTCTCATctagaaggaggaaaaaaagttagttGATATTTTAACAGCCAATGAAAtcccatttacatttttattgtacTGAAGTTTCTAATACACACTGTTCTCGGCAACTTTCTGCTAAACCAAAGTGCTATTCTGAAAGCACGtttgtgaaataaatacaaCTGATAAAAGAACTGCCTTCATAAAGATAAATTAAGTACTTAGGTATTTACAACACATAAGGAACACTGAAGAGTTATATGTAAGTACTCTATTCTTAccattatttttcctaaagcCTTTTCACTGAATGTAAAATCCTAGCTATCCTATAGGCAACTAAATATCCATTCCATCTGATGTATTTGCAGAAGATACCAGACCTGTTAGGTTCACCACCCCTCCAGGTCCAATGATGAACTGTGGTGTTGCTGCATGTATTGTCACAGTATCCGGACTCTCTGGATTCGTATTGATTTGGTTCTGCATTGCAATCTAGGAGACAAAGGTAGTAATATCATTCCAACTGTAGATACAAAGAATTATTTACCTTCTAAGAACTAGAATAATTGAATATTACACACAAACAGGGAGGATCTCCCTAGTTACATCCATGCAATAAACACACACAGTGTCACATCCTGTGCTCTGCTAAACacatcagaaacattttttggcTGAAATCTAAAGGCAAGCATGTTGCTAAGTATGTTAGTATTGGCAATATGGCAATACGTTAAATTTTACAGCTATATTAAAACCTTAGCTGATCACACATGTAAACAAGTACTTTGCTATAAATTCCCTTATCATCACGAATTAAAAGTTACCTGTAATATTTCAGCAAGGTCTTCATTTCCATTGTCTATTGCAATGTCCAATGCAGTTTTGCAAAATTTGCTCTGAGCATGAACATCTGCTCCATACTTTATTAAGAGTTCTACAACTTCTTGGTGGTTATGTTCAGTAGCCCAGTGAAGTGCAGTCATTTTGAGCATGTCCTTTGCATTGACATCGGCACCGTGCTACAAACAAGAACATTGAGTAAACTATGTCATTAGAagtaaatgaattaaataatGCCACTCATGAAACAAAGCCCAAAATTGTCTCTCTCTAGCCGTAGTGTCCTGTTACCTTTCAAGAAAACTATAAATGTATAAGGTCTTCAATCTAAGTACCACATGTTATTTACCTCAAAGGACTGAATACTCCCCAAAACATAATCTTTCTTGGTTCTAAAAGCTGTTACTCACACGATACCAAGttagaaaggaatattttttggAACTGcaataaataattcacctgaaatcatgattttaattaatattaaaataaattaaaaccgaataggaaaacaaagctcCCAATACATACAATATAAATACAACGTTTTGATGTTAATTTCACAACTAAAAGGAAATCACACATTTTTATCACAAACCATTGTAATATCTCTGGCTCAGACCTTGTTTCAGCAGTTCTTACCTTAAGTAAGACTTCGACTATGCTGGCATGGCCTTCTGATGCTGCCATATGTAATGGAGTTCTGTCCACTTTTGTTCTGGCATCACGACTTACACCTGCTCGCAGCAACACTTCTGTCGTTGAGTAGTGTCCATACTGTGCTGCTAGATGAAGTGGAGATGTTCCCAACtgtaatttaacaaaaaaaaagtggactTTTAACAGATGTCAGCATGAAGTATTTCTTCTTATTCTGAAGCTATCAAACTCGGGTGTTAGGCCACCACTTCAAATTATCTTCCCTTGCAGCCACAAGGAAAGAAGCTATCAGGGCTTTCACAGAgtataaggaggaaaaaaagtttaactttttttcagtaatCACAACACACTAGAAACAGATCACTGTTTtagattttttcctgtctttttaaGGTGTGATGTTTCAAAGGGCCTAACCCTGTTTTTAGTATTGGTCAACATACCATAACATCcaaagggacctctggaagtcatctaACTCCAATCTCCTGCtcaaaacagactcaacttgTCAGATAGGTGACCACATAGATTAAAAGTTCTTAAGGGGTTGCAAATACCCTAAAGTTTTAGATACCTGCCTTAGTCTACATAACCTACTTAAAGCATAGGCACCTCAGAGCACCTATATCAGGAAACTCTCAAGTGCATGTATTAGGTAGCAGGGACTGCTGTCTTAATTCAGAACTCTTGCTATACTAAACATATAAACACTGTAAGTAGGATGATTGTTACTTCCCTTATTAACCACTCCAAAGTTCATTTTAACAGCCATCAGAAGGAACTTTTTCAGACTGTTACAAAATTTAGTAGAAGATCAGACCATATGAAGAAACAACGAAGTTTAATTTTGAATTAGACATCAAATGATGCGACCGCaagatttcaaaaaagaaaCTCCCAGGGCCAGCAATGTAAATGCTTATTTGTAAtaatcctgttttctttttcaggtgaGGGAAGTAAAAGAATTTACTGAACACTGCAAAAGTTTTCATTACCCAATCTGTGGTAAAAGG
This Anser cygnoides isolate HZ-2024a breed goose chromosome 11, Taihu_goose_T2T_genome, whole genome shotgun sequence DNA region includes the following protein-coding sequences:
- the GABPB1 gene encoding GA-binding protein subunit beta-1 — encoded protein: MSLVDLGKKLLEAARAGQDDEVRILMANGAPFTTDWLGTSPLHLAAQYGHYSTTEVLLRAGVSRDARTKVDRTPLHMAASEGHASIVEVLLKHGADVNAKDMLKMTALHWATEHNHQEVVELLIKYGADVHAQSKFCKTALDIAIDNGNEDLAEILQIAMQNQINTNPESPDTVTIHAATPQFIIGPGGVVNLTDETGVSAVQFGNSSTSVLATLAALAEASAPLSNSSETPVVATEEVVTAESVDGAIQQVVSSGGQQVITIVTDGIQLGNLHSIPTSGIGQPIIVTMPDGQQVLTVPATDIAEETVISEEPPVKRQCIEIVENRVESAEIEERETLQKQLDEANREAQKYRQQLLKKEQEAEAYRQKLEAMNRLQTNKEAV